The sequence GGTCGATCTTGCCGGCGAGGTCGAGGTCGAGCACGGCGACGTCGATCTCATAGCCCGGCGGCAGCCGCCGGGCCGCAAGGCTGCGGATGATGCGTTCCAGCCCTTCCAGCGTCAGGCGCTGGTCGACCGGCCCCCAGGCAAGGTTGCCGTCCCGGTAGTTCTGCGGCGCGACGAAGGTGACGGTCGTCGCCGCCTGTGCGGCGGGGGGCAGCATCAGCACCGCGCCAAGGGCAAGCGCGGCACTGGTGAGGCGAGACTTACGTGAGGGCATGATTTCCTCCGTGACCATCGTCCGGCCGGCGAAGTGTCGTTCTATTCCGCCGCGATGGCCAGACCCGGCTGGGCGGCGCGCACCTCGTCGTCGACCGCCTTCT comes from Ancylobacter sp. TS-1 and encodes:
- a CDS encoding DUF3016 domain-containing protein: MPSRKSRLTSAALALGAVLMLPPAAQAATTVTFVAPQNYRDGNLAWGPVDQRLTLEGLERIIRSLAARRLPPGYEIDVAVLDLDLAGKIDPLRARSGELRVMRQDTWPSMTLRYSLRRSGRVVARGEETLRAMNYLTDPVAVRSTDALRFEKAMLDSWFRTRFAALEAKRSGS